One part of the Musa acuminata AAA Group cultivar baxijiao chromosome BXJ1-5, Cavendish_Baxijiao_AAA, whole genome shotgun sequence genome encodes these proteins:
- the LOC135674002 gene encoding uncharacterized protein LOC135674002 produces MAQKIIVTSRIKSRTQSEKVTSGAISRNPKKQLHIPGDPSKDASSSKISRRKATRDKKSTSSPAQLLPESLQISSQPTTRRPSSLPESLHVNSRLAARRPSSCPGRSRLLPTCDPLTPEPEPECSHLAHRSSSCPGRSKSLPTCDPSALNLSPSIVTQLTSSTPARPEFSHSAHRFSSCPGCPRSLPTCHPPTPKPEPKFSHSAHRSSSCSGRSRSLPTCDSPAPKPELKYSHSTHRTSSCPGRSRSLPTCDPPAPEPEPEYSHSAHKSSSCPGHSISLPTCDPPAPEPEPECSHSAYRASSCPGRSRSLSTCDPPALEHEPKYSHSAHRSNSCSDRSRSLSTCDPSAPEPELEYSHSAHWSSSCLGHSRSHLTCDLPAPEPEPEYSHSAHRSNSYPGRSRLLPTCDSLALYPELEYSHSTHRSNPCPGRSRSFPTCDPPASELEPEYSHSAHRFSSCPGHSRLLPTCDPSAPKLELEFSHSAHRFSSYPSHPRSLPTCDMPAPKPELKFSHLTHRSSSYPGYSRSLLTSDSPAPKPEPKYSHLAHNPSSCPGCSRSLPTCDSPAPEPELEYSHLAHRFSSYPGRSRSLSICNPLASKPEPKCSHSTHRSSSCPGHSRSLPTCDPLAPEPELEYRHSAHRSSSYPGRSRSLPTCDPSAPEPEPEYSHSAHRSSSCPGRSRSLLTCDTPALESEPKTSHSAHKSNSCPGRSRSLPTCDPLAPEPEPEYNHLAHRSSSCPGRSRSLPTCDLTAPELEPEYGHSAHKSSSCPGRSRSLPTCDPLAPEPEPEYSHLAHKSSSCLGRSRSLLTCDLSNL; encoded by the exons atggcacagaagattatcgtgacctccagaatcaaatcgaGGACTCAATCCGAAAAGGTCACCTCGGGcgctatctcaaggaaccccaAGAAACAACTCCATATCCCAGGGGACCCATCGAAAGATGCCTCGTCTTCCAAAATCTCTCGTCGTAAGGCCACTCGTGACAAGAAGTCCACAAGCTCGccagcccagctcttgcccgagtcgctccaaatAAGTTCCCAACCTACAACTCGCCGGCCCAGTTCATTGCCTGAGTCGCTCCATGTCaattcccgacttgcggctcgccggcccagctcctgcccgggtcgctctagattgctcccgacttgtgacccgcTGACACCAGAACCTGAGCCCGAGTGTAGTCACTTGGCTCACAGGTCTagctcttgcccgggtcgctccaaatcgctcccgacttgcgacccgtcagcactgaacctgagcccgagtatagtcactcaGCTCACAAGTTCAACTCCTGCCAGG CCCGAgtttagtcactcggcccacaggtttaGCTCCTGCCCGGGTTGCCCCAGATCGCTCCCAACTTGCCACCCGCcgacaccaaaacctgagcccaagTTCAGTCACTCTGCTCACAGGTCTAGCTCCTGCTCGGGTCGCTCTAGAtcactcccgacttgcgactcaccagcaccaaaacctgagctcaAGTATAGTCACTCGACTCACAGGACtagctcctgcccgggtcgctccagatcgctcccgacttgtgacccgccggcaccagaacctgagcccgagtatagtcactcggctcacaagtccagctcctgcccgggtcactccatatcgctcccgacttgtgacccgcCGGCACCAGAACCTGAGCCCGAGTGTAGTCACTCGGCTTATAGGGCTAGCTCCTGCCCAGGTCGCTCTAGATCACTCTCGACTTGCGACCCGCCAGCACTAGAACATGAGCCCAAGTATAGTCACTCAGCTCATAGGTCCAACTCCTGCTCggatcgctccagatcgctctcaaCTTGCGACCCATCGGCACCAGAACCTGAGCtcgagtatagtcactcggctcaTTGGTCTAGCTCCTGCttgggtcactccagatcgcacCTAACTTGCGACCTGCCGGCACCagaacctgagcccgagtatagtcactcggctcacAGGTCCAACTCCTACCCGGGTCGCTCTAGAttgctcccgacttgcgactcgctggcACTATACCCTGAGCTCGAATATAGTCACTCAACTCACAGGTCCAAcccctgcccgggtcgctccagatcgttcccgacttgtgacccacCGGCATCAGAACTTGAGCCtgagtatagtcactcggctcacaggttcagctcctgcccgggtcactccagattgctcccgacttgcgacccgtctGCCCCAAAACTTGAGCTCGAatttagtcactcggcccacaggttcaGCTCATacccgagtcaccccagatcgctCCCAACATGTGACAtgccggcaccaaaacctgagctcaAGTTTAGTCACTTGACTCACAGGTCCAGCTCCTACCCGGGTTACTCCAGATCGCTCCTGACTTCTGACTCGccagcaccaaaacctgagcctaaGTATAGTCACTTAGCTCACAACCCTAGCTCCTGCCCGGGTTGCTCCAGAtcactcccgacttgcgactcgccggcaccaGAACCTGAGCTCGAGTATAGCCACTTAGCTCACAGGTTCAGCTCCTACcctggtcgctccagatcgctctcgattTGCAACCCACTAGCATCAAAACCTGAGCCCAAGTGTAGTCACTCGACTCACAggtccagctcctgcccgggtcactcaagatcgctcccgacttgcgacccgctgGCACCAGAACCTGAGCTCGAGTATAGGCACTCGGCTCACAGGTCCAGCtcctacccgggtcgctccagatctctcccaacttgcgacccgtcggcaccagaacctgagcccgagtatagtcactcggctcacaggtccagctcctgcccgggtcgctccagatcgctcctgaCTTGCGACACGCCGGCACtagaatctgagcctaagactagTCACTCGGCTCACAAGTCCAactcttgcccgggtcgctctagatcgctcccgacttgcgacccgctgGCACCagaacctgagcccgagtataaTCACTTAGCTCACAggtccagctcctgcccgggtcgctccagatcgctccctacTTGCGACCTGACGGCACCAGAACTTGAGCCTGAGTATGGTCACTCGGCTCACAAGTCCAGCTCCtgtccgggtcgctccagatcgctcccgacttgcgacccgctgGCACCagaacctgagcccgagtatagtcacttGGCTCACAAGTCCAGCTCTTGcctgggtcgctccagatcgctcctgaCTTGCGACTTGTCAAATCTCTAA
- the LOC135674472 gene encoding arogenate dehydrogenase 2, chloroplastic-like, protein MLPTQYRIASPSPPIPPPPPPRGLRNMPSLRPKPALFNPFFRLTTSSRLRRTGAGGTMRAAQVFDHESGASEELDQRARLKIAIVGFGNFGQFLARTFAAQGHAIIGHSRSDHSAAARSLGAAFFRDPHDLCEQHPDVVVLCTSILSTEAVLQSLPLQRLRRSTLFVDVLSVKEFPKNLLLQLLPPDFDILCTHPMFGPESGKHGWSGLPFVYDKVRIGDSEDRANRCRCFLDIFAREGCRMVEMSCTEHDENAAEIQFLTHTVGRLLAKLDLKPTPINTKGFETLLELVENTCSDSFDLYNGLFMYNNNSTELLERLELAFNSLRKELFGRLHVNLRKQLFQSPNGGGSPGAEEN, encoded by the coding sequence ATGCTCCCCACGCAGTACCGGATCGCTTCGCCATCCCCTCCaattccgccgccgccgccgccgcgggggCTCCGGAATATGCCGTCTCTCCGGCCGAAGCCCGCGTTGTTTAACCCCTTCTTCCGCCTCACGACGTCCAGCCGGCTGCGGCGCACGGGGGCCGGCGGAACGATGCGCGCCGCCCAGGTGTTCGACCACGAGTCGGGGGCGTCGGAGGAGCTGGACCAACGGGCGCGCCTCAAGATCGCGATCGTCGGCTTCGGCAATTTCGGGCAGTTCCTGGCGCGGACGTTCGCGGCGCAGGGCCACGCCATCATCGGCCACTCCCGCTCCGACCACTCCGCCGCCGCCCGATCCCTCGGCGCCGCCTTCTTCCGCGACCCCCACGACCTGTGCGAGCAGCACCCGGACGTGGTGGTGCTCTGCACCTCCATCCTCTCCACGGAGGCCGTGCTGCAATCCCTCCCCCTGCAGCGCCTCCGCCGCAGCACCCTCTTCGTCGACGTCCTTTCCGTCAAGGAGTTCCCCAAGAACCTCCTTCTCCAACTCCTCCCCCCGGACTTCGACATCCTCTGCACACACCCCATGTTCGGCCCCGAGAGCGGCAAGCACGGCTGGTCCGGCCTGCCTTTCGTGTACGACAAGGTCCGCATCGGCGACTCGGAGGACCGCGCGAACCGATGTCGTTGCTTCCTCGACATCTTCGCCCGCGAGGGCTGCCGCATGGTCGAGATGTCTTGCACGGAGCACGACGAGAACGCCGCGGAGATCCAATTCCTGACCCACACCGTCGGCCGCCTCCTCGCCAAGCTCGACCTCAAGCCAACTCCCATCAACACCAAGGGCTTCGAGACCCTGCTCGAACTCGTCGAAAACACCTGCAGCGACAGCTTCGACCTCTACAACGGCCTCTTCATGTACAACAACAACTCCACGGAGCTCCTCGAGCGCCTCGAGCTCGCATTCAACTCCCTCAGGAAGGAGCTCTTCGGTCGCCTGCATGTCAACCTGCGCAAGCAGCTCTTCCAGAGTCCCAACGGCGGCGGTTCACCTGGCGCCGAGGAAAACTGA
- the LOC135674471 gene encoding pyrophosphate-energized vacuolar membrane proton pump-like, translating into MGAAILSGLLTEILIPVAAVVGIAFALVQWLLVSKVSLSPEKPAGSRDGVSDYLIEEEEGLNDHNVVVKCAEIQTAISEGATSFLFTEYQYVGIFMVAFAILIFLFLGSVEGFSTKAQPCTYSKDKYCKPALANAGFSTLSFLLGAITSLVSGFLGMKIATYANARTTLEARKGVGKAFITAFRSGAVMGFLLAANGLLVLYIAINLFKLYYGDDWEGLFESITGYGLGGSSMALFGRVGGGIYTKAADVGADLVGKVERNIPEDDPRNPAVIADNVGDNVGDIAGMGSDLFGSYAESSCAALVVASISSFGVNHDFTAMCYPLLISSMGIIVCLITTLFATDFFEIKVVKEIEPALKKQLIISTALMTIGIAIISWIALPSTFTIFSFGEQKKVKNWELFFCVAIGLWAGLVIGFVTEYFTSNAYSPVQDVADSCRTGAATNVIFGLALGYKSVIIPIFAIAVSIFVSFSLAAMYGIAVAALGMLSTIATGLAIDAYGPISDNAGGIAEMAGMSHRIRERTDALDAAGNTTAAIGKGFAIGSAALVSLALFGAFVSRAAISTVDVLTPKVFIGLIVGAMLPYWFSAMTMKSVGSAALKMVEEVRRQFNTIPGLMEGTAKPDYATCVKISTDASIKEMIPPGALVMLTPLIVGTFFGVETLSGVLAGSLVSGVQIAISASNTGGAWDNAKKYIEAGASEHARSLGPKGSDPHKAAVIGDTIGDPLKDTSGPSLNILIKLMAVESLVFAPFFATHGGLLFKIF; encoded by the exons ATGGGGGCGGCGATACTGTCGGGCCTCCTGACCGAGATCCTGATACCGGTGGCAGCCGTCGTCGGGATCGCCTTCGCGCTGGTGCAGTGGCTGCTGGTATCCAAGGTGAGCCTCTCGCCGGAGAAGCCGGCCGGCAGCAGGGATGGGGTCTCCGATTACCTCATTGAGGAGGAGGAAGGGCTCAATGATCACAACGTCGTCGTGAAGTGCGCCGAGATCCAGACCGCCATATCGGAAG GAGCAACTTCATTCCTTTTCACAGAATACCAGTATGTTGGAATCTTCATGGTTGCTTTTGCTATCCTGATCTTTCTCTTTCTTGGTTCTGTGGAAGGCTTTAGCACAAAAGCACAGCCTTGCACGTATAGCAAGGATAAATATTGCAAACCAGCACTTGCAAATGCTGGCTTCAGTACTCTCTCCTTCTTGCTTGGTGCAATTACCTCCCTGGTTTCTGGTTTTCTTGGGATGAAAATTGCAACTTATGCAAATGCAAGAACAACTCTAGAAGCTAGGAAAGGTGTTGGAAAAGCTTTCATTACTGCTTTTCGGTCTGGTGCAGTCATGGGCTTTTTGCTTGCAGCAAATGGCTTGTTGGTCCTCTATATTGCTATCAACTTATTCAAACTGTACTATGGTGATGACTGGGAAGGTCTTTTTGAGTCTATTACTGGTTATGGTCTTGGTGGCTCTTCCATGGCTCTTTTTGGTAGAGTAGGGGGTGGCATCTACACAAAAGCTGCTGATGTTGGTGCTGATCTTGTTGGCAAGGTTGAAAGGAACATTCCTGAAGATGATCCTAGAAACCCAGCT GTGATTGCTGACAATGTGGGAGACAATGTTGGGGATATTGCTGGGATGGGTTCTGATCTTTTTGGCTCATATGCTGAATCATCATGTGCTGCTCTCGTTGTTGCCTCTATCTCTTCATTTGGAGTCAACCATGATTTTACTGCAATGTGCTACCCTTTGCTTATCAGCTCCATGGGAATCATAGTATGCTTGATAACTACTCTATTTGCAACCGACTTTTTTGAGATAAAGGTCGTGAAGGAGATCGAACCTGCTCTAAAGAAGCAGCTCATAATCTCCACTGCACTTATGACCATTGGTATTGCGATTATCAGTTGGATAGCACTCCCATCGACTTTCACAATTTTCAGTTTTGGTGAGCAGAAGAAGGTCAAAAACTG GGAGTTGTTCTTCTGTGTTGCAATTGGATTATGGGCTGGCCTGGTTATTGGATTTGTCACTGAATACTTTACAAGCAATGCATATAG CCCTGTCCAAGACGTTGCTGATTCCTGCCGAACTGGAGCTGCGACTAATGTAATTTTTGGGCTGGCTTTAGGATACAAGTCTGTCATTATCCCCATTTTTGCCATTGCTGTCAGCATCTTTGTTAGTTTCAGTCTTGCTGCCATGTATGGTATTGCTGTTGCTGCGTTAGGCATGCTGAGCACCATTGCTACTGGTCTGGCCATTGATGCTTATGGACCCATCAGTGACAATGCTGGAGGCATTGCTGAGATGGCTGGAATGAGTCACAGGATTCGAGAGAGAACAGATGCACTTGATGCTGCTGGCAACACCACTGCAGCCATTGGAAAG GGCTTTGCCATAGGTTCAGCTGCCTTGGTGTCTCTGGCACTCTTTGGTGCCTTCGTGAGCCGAGCAGCGATCTCCACAGTTGATGTTCTGACACCAAAAGTGTTCATCGGGTTAATCGTTGGTGCCATGCTTCCTTACTGGTTCTCAGCCATGACCATGAAGAGTGTTGGCAGTGCAGCTCTAAAAATGGTGGAGGAGGTCCGCAGGCAGTTCAACACTATACCAGGGCTTATGGAAGGCACCGCTAAACCTGATTACGCCACCTGCGTAAAGATCTCCACAGATGCCTCGATCAAAGAGATGATTCCTCCCGGCGCTTTGGTGATGCTTACCCCCCTCATCGTTGGAACCTTCTTTGGTGTGGAAACCCTATCCGGGGTTCTTGCTGGTTCTCTTGTTTCTGGGGTTCAG ATTGCTATCTCTGCATCCAATACTGGTGGCGCATGGGACAATGCTAAGAAGTATATTGAG GCTGGGGCATCGGAGCATGCAAGGAGCCTTGGCCCTAAGGGATCTGATCCCCACAAAGCTGCAGTTATTGGTGACACCATTGGGGACCCTCTCAAGGATACGTCCGGTCCGTCACTCAACATTCTTATCAAGCTAATGGCCGTGGAATCGCTCGTGTTCGCACcattctttgcaactcatggtGGTCTCCTGTTCAAGATCTTCTAA